Proteins from a single region of Deinococcus aquaedulcis:
- a CDS encoding putative dsRNA-binding protein: protein MNVNAKGDLIARAIALGLGTPSFEVTTQGPPHEPTFRVTVRVGGEVLGPGGEGRSKKDAERTAAEAALQALDGGTPATEGRWPIYSAVLAEALEVAADFAPDDTSLDEVRVRAAQLYRDLLRDLGHGPEGDDEA from the coding sequence ATGAACGTCAATGCCAAAGGGGACCTGATCGCCCGCGCCATCGCCCTGGGGCTGGGCACCCCCAGTTTCGAGGTCACCACGCAGGGCCCGCCCCACGAGCCCACCTTCCGCGTGACCGTGCGCGTGGGCGGCGAGGTGCTGGGCCCAGGCGGCGAGGGCCGCAGCAAGAAAGACGCCGAGCGTACGGCCGCCGAGGCCGCCCTGCAGGCCCTGGACGGAGGCACACCGGCAACAGAAGGCCGCTGGCCCATCTACAGCGCCGTGCTGGCCGAGGCGCTGGAGGTGGCGGCCGACTTTGCCCCCGACGACACGTCGCTGGACGAGGTGCGGGTGCGCGCCGCGCAGCTGTACCGCGACCTGCTGCGCGACCTGGGCCACGGCCCCGAAGGAGACGACGAGGCGTGA
- a CDS encoding ABC transporter substrate-binding protein, with amino-acid sequence MKRAVLSLLTLSLLASASAQQARELRLGVFPNVTHAAGLVGIQRGLFQKELGNVKLVVKEFANGSQINEAFAAGAIDAAYVGPGPAMNAFMRGVPIQVYAGAANAGAVLVARKDSGVRNVKGLSGKKVAVPTRGSTQDISLRHLLHENGLKATDEGGTVTVVPIDPANMPAAFASKQVDAALVQEPWGAILETQGARLVANEKAIWEGGNYTTTVLVVNTRYAAANPAVVSDLLQGHLNAIKFINSSNAGAQKAIADQIYAFTGKRPNAAELFKALARTRVTWDINLKTLSEYAVLNKEAGFARDVPDLSKFVNLSVIRGLAK; translated from the coding sequence ATGAAGCGAGCTGTTCTCTCCCTCCTCACCCTTTCGCTGCTGGCCAGCGCCAGCGCCCAGCAGGCGCGCGAACTGCGCCTGGGGGTGTTTCCCAACGTGACCCACGCCGCCGGGCTGGTGGGTATTCAGCGCGGCCTTTTTCAGAAGGAACTGGGCAACGTCAAGCTGGTGGTCAAGGAATTCGCCAACGGCTCCCAGATCAACGAGGCCTTTGCAGCCGGCGCTATTGACGCCGCCTATGTGGGCCCGGGGCCGGCCATGAACGCCTTTATGCGCGGCGTGCCCATTCAGGTGTACGCGGGCGCGGCCAATGCGGGCGCGGTGCTGGTGGCCCGCAAGGACAGCGGCGTGCGCAACGTGAAGGGCCTGAGCGGCAAGAAGGTGGCGGTGCCCACGCGCGGCTCCACGCAGGACATCAGCCTGCGCCACCTGCTGCACGAAAACGGCCTCAAGGCCACCGATGAAGGCGGTACGGTGACGGTGGTGCCCATTGACCCGGCCAACATGCCCGCCGCCTTTGCCAGCAAGCAGGTGGACGCCGCCCTGGTGCAGGAACCCTGGGGCGCCATCCTGGAAACGCAGGGCGCCCGGCTGGTGGCCAACGAAAAAGCCATCTGGGAGGGCGGGAACTACACCACCACCGTGCTGGTCGTGAACACCCGGTACGCCGCTGCCAACCCGGCCGTCGTTTCGGACCTGCTGCAGGGGCACCTGAACGCCATCAAGTTCATCAACAGCAGCAACGCGGGCGCCCAGAAGGCCATTGCCGATCAGATCTACGCTTTTACCGGCAAGCGCCCCAACGCCGCCGAACTGTTCAAGGCCCTGGCGCGCACCCGGGTGACCTGGGACATCAACCTGAAGACCCTGAGCGAGTACGCCGTGCTGAACAAGGAAGCCGGCTTTGCGCGCGACGTGCCGGACCTGAGCAAGTTCGTGAACCTCAGCGTGATCCGGGGTCTGGCGAAGTAA
- a CDS encoding IS701 family transposase, with amino-acid sequence MPRPLPRWTRHFPTWFAPFLTHFRHRAQRTWAPLYVRGLCSTAHRKSMQPLAAVVAPGKEDHIQQFITDSPWLTAPLETLLAQRAQHMLGGKEAVLIIDDTCLTKFGTKSVGVARQYSGQAGKITTCQCLVSLTLAQHELPVPLALRLFLPQEWTRDPARLSAAGVPLEHQLPQTKWELALKELDRVREHVTFGMVLADAGYGVNAQFRQALTERGLLWSVGVTRTQTVYPQDVRLIPTPKIFRGRRPKHPTPSEDRQSVEEVLNGAAWQHLVWRHGTKGPLAGRFAAVYVRLADGENAQGQHLPGQAAWIIGEQRRGEERKYYVCNLPANTPLARLVAVTKRRWACELTHRELKEEVGLDHFEGRSWQGLHHHAVLCMVALTFLQWLRLTQPDDLMGDTVPAIRAEVAGDSPLPPPCRQCRACTALFSGP; translated from the coding sequence ATGCCTCGTCCCCTTCCTCGATGGACTCGACATTTTCCCACCTGGTTCGCACCTTTCCTGACGCACTTTCGTCACCGTGCCCAGCGAACCTGGGCTCCGCTGTACGTCCGTGGACTGTGCAGCACTGCCCATCGGAAAAGCATGCAACCTCTGGCTGCCGTGGTCGCACCCGGGAAAGAAGACCACATCCAACAATTCATCACCGATAGCCCGTGGCTGACAGCTCCCCTGGAAACGCTGCTCGCTCAACGGGCCCAGCACATGCTCGGCGGGAAAGAAGCCGTCTTGATTATCGACGATACCTGTCTGACGAAATTCGGCACCAAATCCGTAGGCGTCGCCCGCCAGTACTCGGGGCAGGCTGGGAAGATTACCACCTGCCAATGTCTGGTCTCCTTGACCTTGGCCCAGCACGAGTTGCCCGTTCCCCTCGCGTTACGGCTTTTCCTGCCGCAGGAGTGGACCCGCGATCCTGCTCGTCTCAGCGCAGCTGGTGTTCCACTGGAACACCAGCTGCCGCAGACCAAGTGGGAGCTGGCTCTCAAGGAACTGGACCGGGTGCGCGAACACGTCACCTTCGGCATGGTGTTGGCAGATGCCGGGTACGGGGTGAATGCCCAGTTCCGGCAGGCACTGACCGAGCGCGGGCTGCTGTGGTCCGTGGGTGTGACCCGGACACAGACGGTCTATCCCCAGGACGTCCGTTTGATCCCGACCCCCAAGATCTTCCGAGGGAGAAGGCCGAAACACCCGACCCCCTCTGAGGACCGGCAATCGGTGGAGGAGGTCTTGAACGGTGCTGCATGGCAGCACCTAGTCTGGCGACACGGGACCAAGGGCCCGCTTGCAGGACGCTTTGCAGCGGTTTACGTCCGCCTGGCCGATGGGGAGAACGCCCAGGGCCAACACCTTCCCGGACAAGCTGCCTGGATCATCGGGGAACAGCGGCGGGGGGAGGAACGCAAATACTACGTCTGCAACCTGCCCGCCAACACACCGCTGGCTCGTCTGGTGGCGGTCACCAAGCGCCGTTGGGCCTGCGAGTTGACCCACCGGGAGCTGAAGGAGGAAGTCGGCCTGGATCACTTCGAGGGCCGTTCTTGGCAGGGCCTGCATCACCACGCCGTGCTCTGCATGGTGGCGCTGACCTTCCTTCAATGGCTACGACTCACTCAGCCCGACGATCTGATGGGCGACACCGTTCCCGCCATCCGCGCCGAGGTGGCAGGAGACTCGCCTCTGCCACCTCCCTGCCGTCAATGCCGCGCCTGCACAGCTTTATTCAGCGGTCCTTGA
- a CDS encoding cytochrome P450 has translation MTTAASPAPTSAMPLAPGLPLVGSLLPMIRDSEGFLAAQAARLGPCFRVKVLNQSLVVLAGPTAAQVMAENSGEVTAWRVWEGIIKEFGGRQVLTMLEGPDHLAYRAAARAGFAKSRVLEGLPQVAALTREALDRTAPGEVLKVVPFAQRLVADCIGTLTLGRLPGPHLAAFMTYWHTQLAVHLVGSARPAALRKAAYLRAKASARAFAHEVLAQDPGEHASSYVSDLRRLRETRPDLMDDEELLFMMLIPYVAGLDTVVNVLSLTLYELYRRPEVLARVQAEARPVVEAGLPAERLRDLKVLHAAVLEVLRLYPVANTLPRYATRDFTVQGFPVRQGERLLMALFTSQRDPALFKDPDTFDLDRFLAPRNEHKQKGAFQPYGAGAHTCLGAGMAEALLASVLAVTVTHGRFSLFPQGFRMKPFHSANLSPDPRLSLRREA, from the coding sequence ATGACCACTGCCGCTTCGCCCGCCCCCACCTCTGCCATGCCGCTGGCCCCGGGGTTGCCCCTGGTGGGCAGCCTGCTCCCCATGATCCGCGACAGCGAGGGCTTTCTGGCCGCCCAGGCCGCGCGGTTGGGGCCCTGTTTCCGGGTGAAGGTGCTGAACCAGTCGCTGGTGGTGCTGGCCGGGCCCACGGCCGCACAGGTGATGGCCGAGAACAGCGGCGAGGTCACCGCGTGGCGCGTGTGGGAAGGGATTATCAAGGAGTTCGGTGGCCGGCAGGTGCTGACGATGCTGGAGGGCCCGGACCATCTGGCCTACCGGGCCGCCGCCCGCGCCGGCTTTGCCAAAAGCCGGGTGCTGGAAGGCCTGCCCCAGGTGGCCGCCCTGACGCGGGAGGCGCTGGACCGCACCGCCCCCGGCGAGGTGCTGAAGGTGGTGCCCTTTGCGCAGCGGCTGGTGGCCGACTGCATTGGCACCCTGACGCTGGGGCGCCTGCCAGGGCCGCATCTGGCCGCGTTTATGACCTACTGGCACACCCAGCTGGCGGTGCATCTGGTGGGTTCGGCCCGTCCGGCGGCGCTGCGCAAGGCCGCGTACCTGCGCGCCAAGGCCAGTGCGCGCGCCTTTGCCCACGAGGTGCTGGCCCAGGACCCCGGCGAGCACGCTTCAAGCTATGTCAGCGACCTGCGCCGCCTGCGCGAGACCCGCCCGGACCTGATGGACGACGAGGAACTGCTGTTCATGATGCTGATTCCCTACGTGGCCGGGCTGGACACGGTGGTGAACGTGCTGTCGCTGACCCTGTACGAGCTGTACCGCCGCCCCGAGGTGCTGGCGCGGGTGCAGGCCGAGGCGCGCCCGGTGGTCGAAGCGGGCCTGCCCGCCGAGCGGCTGCGCGACCTGAAGGTGCTGCACGCCGCCGTGCTGGAGGTGCTGCGCCTGTACCCGGTGGCGAACACCCTGCCCCGCTACGCCACGCGCGACTTCACGGTGCAGGGCTTCCCCGTGCGCCAGGGCGAGCGACTCCTGATGGCGCTTTTCACCTCGCAGCGCGACCCGGCCCTGTTCAAGGACCCCGACACCTTTGACCTGGACCGTTTCCTGGCCCCGCGCAACGAGCACAAGCAGAAGGGTGCCTTTCAGCCCTACGGCGCGGGCGCCCACACCTGTCTGGGCGCGGGCATGGCCGAGGCGCTGCTGGCCTCGGTGCTGGCGGTCACGGTCACGCACGGCCGCTTCAGCCTGTTTCCGCAGGGCTTCCGCATGAAGCCGTTCCACTCGGCCAACCTCTCCCCCGACCCCCGCCTGAGCCTGCGCCGCGAAGCCTAG
- the mqnB gene encoding futalosine hydrolase: protein MNALIVVATLPEAERLQDLPGARVVVSGVGPVAAALATAQALAQAPAELVISAGIGGAYPGSGLAPGDLAVSSVIVQADLGAWDGPAFLPLDTLGLSVRPGVQQGTQFAVWARAAQVAQAAGARFGPALTLCSVTGSAQGAQALAARFPGALCEGMEGAGVAHAALLAGVPALEVRGISNPVGPRDRAAWQLGPALAATRRGTQAALAVLAG from the coding sequence ATGAACGCCCTGATCGTGGTGGCCACGCTCCCCGAAGCCGAACGCCTGCAGGACCTGCCGGGCGCCCGCGTGGTGGTCAGCGGCGTGGGGCCGGTGGCGGCGGCGCTGGCGACGGCGCAGGCCCTGGCGCAGGCCCCAGCCGAGCTGGTGATCAGTGCGGGCATTGGCGGGGCCTACCCCGGCTCCGGGCTGGCCCCGGGCGATCTGGCAGTGTCCAGCGTGATCGTGCAGGCCGATCTGGGCGCCTGGGACGGCCCGGCGTTCCTACCACTGGACACCCTGGGCCTCTCGGTGCGGCCCGGGGTGCAGCAGGGCACCCAGTTTGCGGTGTGGGCCAGGGCGGCGCAGGTGGCGCAGGCGGCGGGCGCCCGCTTTGGGCCGGCGCTGACCCTGTGCAGCGTGACCGGCTCGGCCCAGGGCGCGCAGGCCCTGGCGGCCCGCTTTCCCGGCGCGCTGTGCGAGGGCATGGAGGGCGCGGGGGTGGCACACGCGGCGCTGCTGGCCGGCGTGCCCGCCTTAGAGGTGCGCGGCATCAGCAACCCGGTGGGCCCCCGGGACCGCGCAGCGTGGCAGCTGGGGCCCGCCCTGGCCGCCACCCGGCGGGGCACCCAGGCCGCGCTGGCCGTGCTGGCCGGGTAG
- a CDS encoding chemotaxis protein CheB, which yields MAAESTPLVVIGGSAGALGALLNLVQTLPPDFPAAVLVVVHVPPDQPSVLPTLLQRAGRLPAAHAEHGAPLRPGRILVAPPDHHLLVEGGRAVLSRGPRENHARPSIDVLFRSAAFVQGARAAGVVLSGMLDDGTSGLWAIRHSGGLALAQHPADAEYPDMPLSAIRQVEVHDVLSSHDLGPALVAWTRRLSAPAAPPAPDERLRTRLQQEVRTASGDADAPLDLLRAQPLSPVTCPECHGVMAQITEGTLTRYRCHTGHAYSASTLQADVQRVVDQSLGSAMRALNEQALLLGRLADQYDRAGQPREAANLQAEAAEVLQRAQVLRDLLQRPPATALHPPPGGPDSSGA from the coding sequence ATGGCCGCTGAGTCAACCCCACTGGTGGTCATAGGAGGCTCGGCCGGGGCGCTGGGCGCCCTGCTGAACCTTGTGCAGACCCTGCCGCCGGATTTCCCGGCAGCGGTGCTGGTGGTCGTGCATGTCCCGCCGGACCAGCCCAGCGTGCTGCCCACGCTGCTGCAGCGGGCGGGCCGATTGCCTGCCGCGCACGCTGAACACGGCGCGCCCCTGCGCCCGGGCCGCATTCTGGTGGCCCCGCCCGATCACCACCTGCTGGTGGAGGGAGGGCGCGCCGTGCTGTCGCGCGGACCACGCGAGAACCACGCCCGGCCCAGCATTGACGTGCTGTTTCGTTCGGCGGCCTTTGTACAGGGTGCGCGGGCAGCGGGGGTGGTGCTCTCGGGGATGCTGGACGACGGCACCTCGGGGCTGTGGGCCATTCGCCACAGCGGCGGGCTGGCCCTGGCGCAGCACCCGGCCGACGCTGAATACCCCGACATGCCCCTGAGCGCCATCCGGCAGGTGGAAGTGCACGACGTGCTGTCCTCGCACGATCTGGGCCCCGCCCTGGTGGCCTGGACGCGGCGGCTGTCGGCGCCTGCCGCCCCGCCAGCCCCAGATGAGCGGCTGCGCACGCGGCTGCAGCAGGAAGTCCGCACTGCCAGCGGCGACGCCGACGCGCCACTGGACCTGCTGCGGGCCCAGCCGCTGTCCCCCGTCACCTGCCCGGAGTGCCACGGCGTCATGGCCCAGATCACCGAAGGAACGCTGACCCGGTACCGCTGCCACACCGGGCACGCCTACAGCGCCAGCACCCTGCAGGCCGATGTGCAGCGGGTGGTGGACCAGAGCCTGGGCTCGGCCATGCGCGCCCTGAACGAACAGGCATTGCTGCTGGGGCGGCTGGCCGACCAGTACGACCGCGCCGGCCAGCCCCGGGAGGCTGCCAACCTGCAGGCCGAGGCTGCCGAGGTGCTGCAGCGGGCCCAGGTGCTGCGCGACTTGCTGCAGCGCCCGCCCGCCACCGCGCTCCACCCGCCGCCCGGCGGGCCAGACTCTTCGGGCGCCTAG
- a CDS encoding sensor histidine kinase: protein MDSTESRTFALFLRRLTTEPGRRSLDLWLRGADERRLAVQMEGEAVPGAPGVPSHCRLTLTDITLQREAQEEVMRLNASLEAQVEERTRHIRELSDELETFLYAAAHDLTTPLRHIRTFTSQLSAGPPGPSPEQVRCAEQVEQAAEHMEHQLRALLTIFRIGRSRMRFQAVDLNRVLHEVRKDLAADLRGREVVLSADGLPRVPGDSLALQLVFSHLVGNALKFSRTRCPARIQVGAQEADREWLLYVRDNGVGFNMRQKDRLFGVFQRLHRDSDYEGMGVGLALVRRIVNRHGGRVWAEGKVDQGATFWFSVPKVPPTGAPDGR from the coding sequence ATGGACAGCACCGAAAGCCGCACCTTCGCCCTGTTCCTGCGCCGCCTGACCACCGAGCCGGGCCGCCGCAGTCTGGACCTGTGGCTGCGCGGTGCCGACGAGCGGCGGCTGGCGGTGCAGATGGAAGGCGAAGCGGTGCCCGGCGCCCCCGGCGTGCCCAGCCACTGCCGCCTGACGCTGACCGACATCACCCTGCAGCGCGAGGCCCAGGAAGAGGTGATGCGCCTGAACGCCTCGCTGGAAGCGCAGGTGGAAGAGCGCACCCGGCACATCCGCGAACTCAGCGATGAGCTGGAAACCTTCCTGTACGCCGCCGCGCACGACCTCACCACGCCGCTGCGGCACATCCGCACCTTTACCTCGCAGCTGAGCGCCGGGCCGCCCGGCCCCAGCCCCGAACAGGTGCGCTGCGCCGAGCAGGTTGAGCAGGCCGCCGAGCATATGGAACACCAGCTGCGCGCCCTGCTGACCATTTTCCGCATTGGCCGCAGCCGCATGCGCTTTCAGGCCGTGGACCTGAACCGGGTGCTGCACGAGGTGCGCAAGGATCTGGCCGCCGACCTGCGGGGCCGCGAGGTGGTCCTGAGCGCCGACGGCCTGCCGCGCGTGCCGGGCGACAGCCTGGCGCTGCAACTGGTGTTCAGCCACCTTGTGGGCAACGCCCTGAAGTTCAGCCGCACGCGCTGCCCGGCGCGCATTCAGGTGGGCGCCCAGGAAGCCGACCGCGAGTGGCTGCTGTACGTGCGCGACAACGGCGTGGGCTTCAACATGCGTCAGAAAGACCGCCTGTTCGGGGTGTTTCAGCGCCTGCACCGCGACAGCGACTACGAGGGCATGGGTGTGGGGCTGGCGCTGGTGCGGCGCATCGTGAACCGGCACGGCGGGCGCGTGTGGGCCGAGGGCAAGGTAGACCAGGGCGCGACTTTCTGGTTCAGCGTGCCCAAGGTGCCCCCCACCGGGGCCCCGGATGGCCGCTGA
- a CDS encoding PAS domain-containing protein: MTSDDRAALLRQQAEQALHTQDSPPVPVPRPAPGAQEHELLVHQIELRLQNEELNRKNLELELARQEYEQLFDFAPVGYATLDDTGVVLRANLTLCRMLGVDRA, from the coding sequence ATGACCTCAGATGACCGCGCTGCCCTCTTGCGCCAGCAGGCCGAGCAGGCCCTGCATACCCAGGACAGCCCTCCTGTGCCTGTCCCCCGCCCGGCGCCCGGCGCCCAGGAGCACGAACTCTTGGTTCACCAGATTGAACTGCGCCTGCAAAACGAGGAACTGAATCGCAAGAATCTGGAACTGGAACTGGCCCGGCAGGAGTACGAGCAGCTGTTCGATTTCGCGCCTGTGGGCTACGCCACCCTGGACGACACCGGCGTGGTGCTGCGCGCCAACCTCACGCTGTGCCGGATGCTGGGCGTGGACCGGGCCTAG
- a CDS encoding CheR family methyltransferase, which produces MPDPQYAPAGPSLSAAPGLSAIVGIGGSAGALDGYERFFLSLPADSGMAFVVVPHLDPDHRGLMPDILARCTGMPVLQIEDGMAAQPNTVYVIAPGHSLSIMNGVLLLEDLEAAQGRVIDTFFEALAADQGESAVAVVLSGMGTDGTQGLQAIKEHFGLVLVQDPQSAEYPSMPASAAGTQLADDVLPAEELAPSLYMRVTRRQTLRVEDLVQDGQAGVPLQKILRLVRVKTGHDFSNYKRSTLIRRIDRRMRNHRLDNVAQYMRFLQDVPQEIDALFQDFTINVTSFFRDAEAFADLKENLRTSVLTQKQDMDTVRVWVVGCATGEEAYSVAIVLHELMDELKTERVFKVQVFASDIDPQAIEKARYGLYPPEIAYVVSPERLAFAFEEKDGGYQVRSAIRESVIFALHNTFGDPPFTRLDLLCCRNMLIYLKVELQRQIMNIFHYALRPGGLLFLGASETAGSDRDLFRPLNLRWKIYVRGEGAALPLLLGQGVSPSTPPVPHTVPESKVVPGGRAGSVPHLAQSLLLAHHAPPAVVINEGGDIQYVHGSTARYLELPAGTVMTNVFDMAREGLRYELPALVRQALAEHREVVRRVSTEVDGAPCEIDVTVRLLPARAQRLLLIEFQERATGRLDPPPAEHADQILTLQRELQYNKETLQSTVEEMAVSMEELKSTNEELQTTNEELQSTNEELTTSKEELQSLNEELTTINAEHQRVIFESMQANDDLKNILDSAGIATVFLDNALRVKRFTPRISRVINLMPVDLGRPLSDLNVNLFYEHLTADIVRVLDTLEVFETQVRTRDEHWYLMRISPYRTSDNFIDGVVVAFTNIDRIKALEQQARDTSAYAGRVLDSIHDPVLVLDARLRVVTANRALYTLLRSSPAQVRGERLHHLGNFMLDEPELLQRLHEVLAGGEAVVGQVLTLHAPHLGPRQFKIEVDPVPGEDETSVMVVLKLEDVTELMRRAAAEGPDWTGDAGPPPEQD; this is translated from the coding sequence ATGCCTGATCCCCAGTACGCGCCCGCCGGGCCCTCTTTATCTGCCGCACCGGGGCTCAGCGCCATCGTGGGTATCGGCGGCTCGGCCGGCGCACTGGACGGCTACGAGCGGTTTTTTCTCAGCCTGCCCGCCGACAGCGGCATGGCGTTTGTGGTGGTGCCCCACCTAGACCCCGACCACCGGGGCCTGATGCCCGACATTCTTGCGCGCTGCACCGGCATGCCCGTGCTGCAAATCGAAGACGGCATGGCCGCGCAGCCCAACACGGTGTACGTCATTGCGCCCGGGCACAGCCTGAGCATCATGAACGGGGTGCTGCTGCTCGAAGACCTGGAGGCGGCGCAGGGACGGGTGATTGACACCTTTTTCGAGGCGCTGGCCGCCGATCAGGGCGAGAGCGCGGTGGCGGTGGTGCTGTCTGGCATGGGCACCGACGGCACCCAGGGCCTTCAGGCCATCAAGGAGCACTTTGGGCTGGTGCTGGTGCAGGACCCCCAGAGCGCCGAGTACCCCTCCATGCCCGCCAGCGCGGCCGGCACCCAGCTGGCCGACGACGTTCTGCCCGCCGAGGAACTGGCCCCCAGCCTGTACATGCGCGTGACCCGGCGCCAGACGCTGCGGGTGGAAGACCTCGTGCAAGACGGTCAGGCTGGGGTGCCGCTGCAGAAGATTCTGCGGCTGGTGCGGGTGAAAACCGGGCACGATTTCAGCAACTACAAGCGCAGCACCCTGATCCGGCGTATTGACCGCCGCATGCGCAACCACCGCCTGGACAACGTGGCGCAGTACATGCGTTTTCTGCAGGACGTTCCCCAGGAAATCGACGCGCTGTTTCAGGACTTCACCATCAACGTGACCAGCTTTTTCCGCGACGCCGAGGCCTTTGCCGATCTCAAGGAAAACCTGCGCACCTCCGTGCTGACCCAGAAACAGGACATGGACACGGTGCGGGTGTGGGTGGTGGGCTGCGCCACCGGCGAGGAGGCGTATTCGGTGGCCATCGTGCTGCACGAGCTGATGGACGAGCTGAAAACCGAGCGCGTCTTCAAGGTGCAGGTGTTTGCCAGCGACATTGACCCCCAGGCCATCGAAAAAGCCCGTTACGGCCTGTACCCGCCCGAGATCGCCTACGTGGTGTCGCCCGAGCGGCTGGCGTTCGCCTTCGAGGAAAAGGACGGCGGGTATCAGGTGCGCTCGGCCATCCGGGAATCGGTGATTTTCGCGCTGCACAACACCTTCGGGGACCCGCCGTTTACCCGGCTGGACCTGCTGTGCTGCCGCAACATGCTGATTTACCTGAAAGTGGAGCTGCAGCGCCAGATCATGAACATCTTTCACTACGCGCTGCGCCCGGGCGGGCTGCTGTTTCTGGGCGCCAGCGAGACGGCAGGCTCGGACCGCGACCTGTTCCGGCCGCTGAACCTGCGCTGGAAAATCTACGTGCGCGGCGAGGGCGCCGCCCTGCCCCTGCTGCTGGGCCAGGGTGTCAGTCCCAGCACGCCGCCCGTGCCGCATACGGTGCCGGAAAGCAAGGTGGTGCCGGGCGGCCGGGCCGGCAGCGTGCCGCACCTGGCCCAGAGCCTGCTGCTGGCCCACCACGCCCCGCCCGCCGTGGTGATCAACGAGGGGGGTGACATCCAGTACGTGCACGGCAGCACCGCGCGCTACCTGGAACTGCCCGCCGGCACGGTCATGACCAACGTGTTCGACATGGCGCGCGAGGGCCTGCGCTACGAATTGCCGGCCCTGGTGCGTCAGGCGCTGGCTGAGCACCGCGAGGTGGTGCGGCGCGTGTCGACCGAGGTGGACGGCGCCCCCTGCGAGATCGACGTAACGGTGCGCCTGCTGCCCGCCCGCGCGCAGCGCCTGCTGCTCATTGAGTTTCAGGAGCGGGCCACGGGGCGCCTGGATCCCCCGCCCGCCGAGCACGCCGACCAGATTCTGACCCTGCAGCGCGAACTCCAGTACAACAAAGAAACCCTGCAGTCCACGGTCGAAGAGATGGCCGTGTCTATGGAGGAACTCAAGAGCACCAACGAGGAACTGCAGACCACGAACGAGGAACTGCAGAGCACCAACGAAGAATTGACCACCTCCAAGGAAGAGTTGCAATCCCTCAACGAGGAACTGACCACCATCAACGCCGAGCACCAGCGGGTGATCTTCGAGTCCATGCAGGCCAACGACGACCTGAAGAACATTCTGGACAGCGCCGGCATTGCCACCGTGTTTCTGGACAACGCCCTGCGCGTCAAGCGCTTTACCCCGCGCATTTCCCGCGTGATCAACCTGATGCCCGTGGACCTGGGGCGGCCCCTGTCGGATCTGAACGTGAACCTGTTCTACGAGCACCTGACGGCCGATATCGTGCGGGTGCTGGACACCCTGGAAGTCTTTGAAACCCAGGTGCGCACCCGCGACGAGCACTGGTACCTGATGCGCATCAGCCCCTACCGTACCTCGGACAACTTTATTGACGGCGTGGTGGTGGCCTTTACCAACATTGACCGCATCAAGGCGCTGGAACAGCAGGCGCGCGATACCTCGGCGTATGCCGGGCGGGTGCTGGACAGCATTCACGACCCGGTGCTGGTGCTGGACGCCCGGCTGCGGGTGGTGACGGCCAACCGCGCGCTGTACACGCTGCTGCGCAGCAGCCCGGCGCAGGTGCGCGGCGAGCGGCTGCACCACCTGGGCAACTTCATGCTAGATGAGCCCGAACTGTTGCAGCGCCTGCACGAGGTGCTGGCCGGCGGCGAGGCCGTGGTGGGCCAGGTGCTGACCCTGCACGCGCCCCACCTGGGCCCGCGCCAGTTCAAGATCGAGGTGGACCCGGTGCCCGGCGAGGACGAAACCAGCGTGATGGTCGTGCTGAAACTTGAAGACGTCACCGAGCTGATGCGCCGCGCCGCCGCCGAGGGCCCCGACTGGACCGGCGACGCGGGGCCGCCCCCCGAGCAGGACTAG